One segment of Microbaculum marinisediminis DNA contains the following:
- a CDS encoding DMT family transporter, with translation MRRSFANLTLLFAAFVWGTAFVAQTTAMEDVGPFLFTGLRFLLAAAAILPLVLRERRRGAAMDRTGRRLAIATAITFFAGSILQQIGLQYTSVTNAGFLTGLYVVLVPFVAWAVFRSMPHAVAWPAATMSFAGTILLSGGGIAPLGLGDGLMVVAAVFWALQVALLSYTAARTGRPVTVAFVQFAIGGLLGTAIAPFAEPIEMDRIAAAGVEILYAGLLSGGVGYTLQAIGQRWTPPADAAVILSSEALFAAAAGALLLGERLTIIGLAGAMLIMVAILTVQLAPLAFRPARN, from the coding sequence GTGCGCCGCTCGTTTGCAAACCTGACCCTGCTGTTCGCTGCCTTCGTCTGGGGCACGGCCTTCGTCGCTCAGACGACGGCCATGGAGGATGTCGGGCCGTTCCTGTTCACCGGCCTGCGTTTCCTGCTGGCGGCGGCGGCGATCCTGCCTCTCGTCCTCCGGGAGCGGCGTCGCGGCGCCGCGATGGACCGGACCGGCCGGAGGCTCGCGATCGCCACGGCGATCACCTTCTTCGCCGGCAGCATCCTGCAGCAGATCGGCCTGCAATATACCAGCGTCACCAATGCCGGCTTCCTGACCGGGCTCTACGTCGTGCTCGTGCCGTTCGTCGCCTGGGCGGTGTTCCGCTCGATGCCGCACGCTGTCGCCTGGCCGGCGGCGACGATGTCCTTCGCCGGCACCATTCTGCTGTCGGGCGGCGGTATCGCCCCGCTCGGCCTCGGCGACGGGTTGATGGTGGTCGCCGCCGTCTTCTGGGCGCTGCAGGTCGCGTTGCTCAGCTATACCGCGGCGCGGACCGGCCGGCCGGTGACGGTCGCCTTCGTCCAGTTCGCGATCGGCGGGCTTCTCGGAACCGCCATCGCGCCGTTCGCCGAGCCTATCGAGATGGACCGGATCGCGGCCGCCGGCGTCGAGATCCTCTATGCCGGCCTGTTGTCGGGCGGCGTCGGCTACACGTTGCAGGCGATCGGCCAGCGCTGGACACCGCCGGCCGACGCCGCCGTCATCCTGTCGTCGGAGGCGCTGTTCGCCGCGGCCGCCGGAGCGCTCCTGCTCGGCGAACGGCTGACGATCATCGGGCTGGCGGGCGCGATGCTCATCATGGTCGCCATCCTCACCGTTCAACTGGCGCCGCTGGCGTTCAGGCCGGCACGGAACTAG